A part of Nesterenkonia lutea genomic DNA contains:
- a CDS encoding MDR family MFS transporter yields MSASPEKAASQTSAAQAPSAPPRDGGRLPAGDKLTIGALLVSTFVMILNETLMNVALQPLMEEFQVTEPTIQWLTTAFMLTLAIVIPITGFLMQRYSLRAVFTAAMALFILGTALAAAAPGFEVLLAGRVVQASGTAIMLPLMMTTVLTLVPLHRRGVVMGNISIVISVAPATGPALSGLILHIAEWRWLFLMILPIAVIALVLGRPRLNNDPGTRGKGLSIPSLLLAVPGFGGVVYGISQIGGGHGTQEVTADSAPGVDPVAVAVLIVGVVCLTAFALLQVKLQKTDSALLNLKPFAFTMYTRALGMMLLMMIALFGALILLPLFLQTVRGLDTLQTGLIMLPGGLLMALMAPFVGRIYDRVGPKPLVIPGASILIIALFCMSLLTATTPVPLVLGLHLFLSSGLALLFTPAFTTALNPLPKALYSHGTAALNTLQQLAAAIGTAALVAAVGLGTAAAVNSGMNPEDAAVEGFSTAFRLAAALSVGTLILGATLRATPAETGTERDSHPGTTTDTDVEDRAQAQAGSTPTS; encoded by the coding sequence GTGTCCGCTTCACCCGAGAAGGCCGCGTCTCAGACGTCGGCCGCCCAGGCTCCCTCAGCACCACCGCGCGACGGCGGCAGGCTTCCCGCCGGCGACAAGCTCACCATCGGCGCGCTGCTGGTCTCCACCTTCGTGATGATCCTCAACGAGACCCTGATGAACGTGGCGCTGCAGCCCCTCATGGAGGAGTTCCAGGTCACCGAGCCGACCATCCAATGGCTGACCACGGCGTTCATGCTCACTCTGGCCATCGTGATTCCGATCACCGGCTTCCTCATGCAGCGCTACAGCCTGCGGGCCGTCTTCACCGCCGCCATGGCCCTGTTCATCCTGGGCACCGCGCTGGCCGCGGCCGCGCCGGGCTTCGAGGTCCTGCTGGCCGGGCGCGTGGTCCAGGCCAGCGGCACGGCCATCATGCTGCCGCTGATGATGACCACGGTGCTGACCCTGGTGCCGCTGCACCGGCGCGGCGTGGTCATGGGCAACATCTCCATCGTGATCTCCGTGGCCCCGGCCACCGGCCCCGCGCTCTCCGGACTCATCCTGCACATCGCCGAATGGCGCTGGCTGTTCCTGATGATCCTGCCGATCGCCGTCATCGCCCTCGTCCTCGGCCGTCCTCGGCTCAACAATGACCCGGGCACCAGGGGCAAGGGCCTGTCGATCCCCTCGCTGCTGCTGGCAGTCCCCGGCTTCGGCGGCGTGGTCTACGGGATCAGCCAGATCGGCGGCGGTCACGGCACCCAGGAGGTCACCGCCGACTCCGCCCCGGGCGTGGACCCGGTGGCCGTCGCGGTGCTCATCGTCGGTGTCGTGTGTCTGACCGCCTTCGCGCTGCTGCAGGTCAAGCTGCAGAAGACGGATTCGGCCCTGCTGAACCTCAAGCCCTTCGCCTTCACCATGTACACCCGTGCCCTGGGCATGATGCTGCTGATGATGATCGCGCTGTTCGGCGCGCTCATCCTCCTGCCGCTGTTCCTGCAGACCGTGCGCGGACTGGACACGCTGCAGACCGGGCTGATCATGCTGCCGGGTGGTCTGCTGATGGCCCTGATGGCCCCCTTCGTGGGACGCATCTACGACCGGGTCGGCCCCAAGCCGCTGGTCATCCCAGGCGCCTCGATCCTGATCATCGCGCTGTTCTGCATGAGCCTGCTGACCGCCACCACCCCGGTGCCGCTGGTGCTCGGCCTGCACCTGTTCCTCTCCAGCGGCCTGGCGCTGCTGTTCACCCCGGCCTTCACCACGGCGCTGAACCCGTTGCCCAAGGCCCTGTACTCCCACGGCACTGCCGCGCTGAACACGCTGCAGCAGCTGGCTGCGGCCATCGGCACCGCGGCGCTCGTGGCAGCGGTCGGTCTGGGCACCGCCGCGGCGGTAAACTCGGGGATGAACCCTGAGGATGCCGCGGTGGAGGGCTTCAGCACCGCGTTCCGGCTCGCCGCGGCGCTCAGCGTGGGCACCCTGATCCTGGGCGCCACGCTGCGCGCGACTCCGGCTGAGACCGGGACCGAGCGCGACAGCCACCCCGGCACCACGACGGACACCGACGTCGAGGACCGAGCCCAGGCGCAGGCGGGTTCCACCCCCACGTCCTGA
- a CDS encoding AzlD domain-containing protein: protein MSLWLWVLAACAAVYATKLLGYLVPQDWLRHPAVGRISAMLTIGLLAALVAMNTFSAEQGVAIDARLGALLAAAVALMLRAPFIVVVLIGAAAAAGIRALG from the coding sequence ATGAGTCTGTGGCTCTGGGTGCTGGCGGCCTGCGCTGCCGTGTACGCCACGAAGCTGCTCGGCTATCTCGTGCCGCAGGACTGGCTCAGACACCCCGCGGTGGGACGGATCTCGGCCATGCTCACCATCGGGCTGCTTGCCGCGCTGGTGGCCATGAACACCTTCTCCGCCGAGCAGGGAGTGGCCATCGACGCCCGGCTGGGCGCCCTGCTGGCGGCCGCCGTGGCATTGATGCTGCGCGCCCCGTTCATCGTGGTGGTGCTCATCGGAGCCGCCGCCGCCGCAGGGATCCGCGCACTGGGATGA
- the otsB gene encoding trehalose-phosphatase, which translates to MEQSLISALERFAEHPRILIALDFDGCVAELTSVASQARPVPENARAIETLAALDGVELAYVSGRSLETLRELADPPAGVLLIGSHGAEKDLGEDAPGLQLSSTEEIARGQIIDTLTEVAADAEGAWVEHKPAGAALHVRNVDGEEHAEHVLEHGRAALALVDGAYIKNGKKVLESVVVLATKGEGITELREHTTPDAVLFAGDDVTDEQGFAVLSGEDIGLKVGEGETAATHRIAEPKDLAGVLRLIADRRADHGQEVRPHP; encoded by the coding sequence GTGGAGCAGTCTCTGATCTCCGCGCTGGAGCGTTTCGCCGAGCACCCCAGGATCCTGATCGCTCTGGACTTCGACGGCTGTGTCGCCGAGCTGACCTCCGTGGCGTCTCAGGCGCGGCCGGTCCCGGAGAACGCCCGGGCCATCGAGACCCTGGCGGCGCTGGACGGGGTGGAGCTCGCCTACGTCTCGGGCCGCTCGCTCGAGACGCTGCGCGAACTGGCTGACCCGCCGGCCGGCGTGCTGCTGATCGGATCCCATGGGGCGGAGAAGGACCTCGGAGAAGACGCCCCCGGACTGCAGCTCAGCAGCACCGAGGAGATAGCGCGCGGACAGATCATCGACACCCTCACCGAGGTGGCGGCCGATGCCGAGGGAGCCTGGGTCGAGCACAAGCCCGCAGGTGCGGCTCTGCATGTGCGAAACGTCGACGGCGAGGAGCATGCCGAGCATGTTCTCGAGCACGGGCGAGCGGCTCTGGCCCTGGTGGACGGCGCCTACATCAAGAACGGCAAGAAGGTGCTCGAGTCCGTCGTCGTCCTGGCCACCAAGGGCGAGGGCATCACCGAGCTGCGCGAGCACACCACACCCGATGCGGTCCTCTTCGCCGGCGACGACGTCACCGATGAGCAGGGCTTCGCCGTGCTCAGCGGAGAGGACATCGGCCTCAAGGTGGGCGAGGGTGAGACCGCCGCGACTCATCGCATCGCCGAGCCCAAGGACCTCGCCGGTGTGCTCAGGCTCATCGCTGATCGGCGCGCCGATCACGGCCAGGAAGTACGCCCGCACCCCTAA
- a CDS encoding alpha,alpha-trehalose-phosphate synthase (UDP-forming): MPESTDNGNGYDFVVVANRLAVNHVTHEDGTTGWERSPGGLVTALAPLMERSEGAWVGWHGAADDELEPFDHGDMHLVPVPLSSDEVEDYYEGFSNGTLWPLYHDVIARPDFHRHWFEAYRRVNLRFAEHTAEVAAQGATVWVQDYQLQLVPAMLRDLRPDLTIGFFNHIPFPPPGLFAQLPWRHSVLRGLLGADLIGFQRASDASNFRRAVHNRLGYYVEDEMIHVPLEAEAPDHGSPLAGFNADADRGTAVRALVAPSSGAARVVEAKEFPISIDTATITALAKREDIIARALEIREELGSPETLLLGVDRLDYTKGIRHRMKAYEELLQNGSLTVGQVCLVQVASPSREGVESYRLLKEEIERTVGRISGEFDTLSHPAIRYLHHSYPIEEMVALYLAADVMLVTALRDGMNLVAKEYVAARRGDDGVLVLSEFTGAADQLRQALLINPHDVDELKAAILRATTMDSADASARMENLRRQVVHHDVRRWATDFLDRLGELTGSTAVKG; encoded by the coding sequence TTGCCAGAGAGCACTGACAACGGAAACGGCTATGACTTTGTGGTGGTGGCCAACCGGCTGGCCGTCAACCATGTGACGCATGAAGACGGGACCACCGGCTGGGAGCGCTCACCCGGTGGGCTCGTCACGGCTCTGGCTCCTCTGATGGAACGGTCCGAAGGCGCGTGGGTGGGCTGGCACGGCGCGGCCGATGACGAGCTGGAGCCCTTCGACCACGGCGACATGCACCTGGTGCCGGTGCCGCTGAGCAGCGATGAGGTCGAGGACTACTACGAGGGGTTCTCCAACGGCACCCTGTGGCCGCTCTACCACGACGTGATCGCCCGCCCGGACTTCCACCGCCACTGGTTCGAGGCCTACCGGCGGGTGAACCTGCGGTTCGCCGAGCACACCGCCGAGGTCGCCGCCCAGGGGGCCACCGTCTGGGTCCAGGACTACCAGCTTCAGCTGGTCCCCGCGATGCTGCGTGATCTGCGTCCCGACCTGACCATCGGCTTCTTCAACCACATTCCCTTCCCTCCCCCGGGGCTCTTCGCCCAGCTGCCGTGGCGCCATTCCGTGCTGCGTGGACTGCTCGGCGCCGATCTGATCGGCTTCCAGCGCGCCTCGGACGCCTCCAACTTCCGGCGCGCAGTGCACAACCGGCTGGGCTACTACGTGGAGGACGAGATGATCCACGTTCCGCTGGAGGCCGAGGCCCCCGATCATGGTTCGCCGCTGGCCGGCTTCAACGCCGACGCCGACCGCGGCACGGCGGTGCGCGCCCTGGTGGCGCCCTCGAGCGGAGCCGCCCGGGTGGTGGAGGCCAAGGAGTTCCCGATCTCCATCGATACCGCCACCATCACCGCGCTGGCCAAGCGTGAGGACATCATCGCGCGCGCCCTGGAGATCCGCGAGGAGCTCGGCAGCCCCGAGACCCTGCTGCTGGGAGTGGACCGACTGGACTACACCAAAGGCATCCGGCACCGCATGAAGGCCTACGAGGAGCTGCTGCAGAACGGCTCGCTGACCGTGGGCCAGGTGTGTCTGGTCCAGGTGGCGAGCCCCTCTCGCGAGGGCGTCGAGAGCTACCGGCTGCTGAAGGAGGAGATCGAGCGCACCGTGGGACGGATCAGCGGCGAGTTCGACACCCTGTCCCACCCCGCGATCAGGTACCTGCACCACTCGTATCCGATCGAGGAGATGGTGGCCCTCTATCTCGCCGCCGATGTCATGCTGGTCACCGCTCTGCGCGACGGCATGAACCTGGTCGCCAAAGAATACGTCGCCGCGCGGCGCGGTGACGACGGCGTGCTGGTGCTCTCCGAGTTCACCGGGGCCGCCGATCAGCTCCGCCAGGCGCTGCTGATCAACCCCCATGATGTGGACGAGCTCAAGGCGGCCATCCTGCGAGCGACCACGATGGACAGTGCAGATGCCAGTGCGCGCATGGAGAACCTGCGCCGCCAGGTCGTGCATCACGATGTGCGACGCTGGGCCACTGACTTCCTGGACCGCCTCGGTGAGCTCACCGGTTCCACCGCGGTGAAGGGCTGA
- a CDS encoding TetR/AcrR family transcriptional regulator, producing MSLSAALITETARTLLIHYGLPDVSMRRLAKELGVAPGALYYHVSSKQELLTRVARAILSPLEEQPGDARTLMLRFRELVLPLRDAGDLLLLAYALDPQLPPAHLLPARLSDTGWEAGEAHRITQVVMRFALGAVATEQNQRLLSGEEEPSAGGAATSDAPQAAEAELIYLHGLERLLHPPAAQGMSS from the coding sequence GTGAGCCTGTCCGCAGCACTGATCACTGAGACCGCGCGCACCCTGCTGATCCACTACGGGCTGCCCGACGTGTCCATGAGGCGTCTGGCCAAGGAGCTCGGTGTCGCCCCAGGCGCCCTCTATTACCACGTCTCGAGCAAGCAGGAGCTGCTGACCAGGGTCGCCCGAGCCATCCTGTCCCCCCTGGAGGAGCAGCCGGGTGACGCCAGGACCCTGATGCTGCGTTTCCGTGAGCTGGTGCTCCCGCTCCGTGACGCCGGAGACCTCTTGCTGCTCGCCTACGCGCTGGATCCGCAGCTGCCCCCGGCGCATCTGCTGCCGGCGCGGCTCAGCGACACCGGCTGGGAGGCCGGAGAGGCGCATCGCATCACGCAGGTGGTGATGCGGTTCGCTCTGGGAGCCGTCGCCACCGAACAGAACCAGCGTCTGCTGTCCGGGGAGGAGGAGCCCTCTGCCGGGGGCGCCGCGACGTCAGACGCGCCTCAGGCCGCAGAGGCAGAGCTGATCTACCTCCACGGCCTGGAGAGGCTGCTGCATCCTCCTGCGGCTCAGGGCATGAGCTCGTAG
- a CDS encoding DUF4032 domain-containing protein — protein sequence MTTIPGLGLTASGTIPQELLDLPWQVPLEDWPEDVIAALPRGISRHIVRFAYLGGSVIAIKETSERAARHEYRMLRQLGKLGAPCVKPVAEVTGRSTPEGEELSPALVTRHLRFSLPYRAVFNQMMRKETLLRLIHAQALLMVELHLIGFYWGDVSLSNTLFRRDAGQFAAYLVDAETGEIHPRLSTGQREYDLDVAQVNIAGELMDLMEGGMVDEEVDPVATSHQFIDAYRGLWQELTGDTAFNPDQQWLVEERIRRLNELGFDVEEYDIRSMREDSKLLLRPKVVDPGHHQRRLMNLTGLDVQENQARRLLGAIDAYRAQTDPHGDEAIAAHMWTQEVFQPLIAQIPKELRNKLEPAEIMHQLIDHRWQLSEREHRDVSLEQALPSFIDEELKGLRDEATLMIDPPGDVIDQLGRPTRGEG from the coding sequence ATGACGACCATCCCTGGTCTCGGACTGACCGCCTCTGGAACCATCCCGCAGGAGCTGCTGGACCTGCCCTGGCAGGTCCCCCTGGAGGACTGGCCCGAGGACGTCATCGCTGCTCTGCCGCGCGGCATCTCTCGACATATCGTGCGTTTCGCCTATCTGGGCGGTTCGGTGATCGCGATCAAGGAGACCTCCGAACGCGCCGCGCGCCACGAATACCGGATGCTGCGGCAGCTGGGGAAGCTCGGTGCGCCCTGCGTGAAGCCCGTGGCCGAGGTCACCGGGCGGTCCACTCCCGAGGGTGAGGAGCTCTCCCCCGCGCTGGTCACCCGGCACCTGCGGTTCTCCCTGCCCTACCGCGCCGTGTTCAACCAGATGATGCGCAAAGAGACTCTCCTGCGGCTCATCCACGCTCAGGCGCTGCTCATGGTCGAGCTCCACCTGATCGGCTTCTACTGGGGTGACGTCTCGCTGTCCAATACGCTCTTCCGTCGGGACGCCGGCCAGTTCGCCGCCTACCTGGTGGATGCGGAGACCGGCGAGATCCACCCCAGGCTCTCCACCGGGCAGCGGGAGTATGACCTCGACGTCGCCCAGGTCAACATCGCCGGAGAGCTCATGGACCTCATGGAGGGCGGCATGGTCGACGAAGAGGTCGACCCGGTGGCCACCTCACACCAGTTCATCGACGCCTACCGCGGCCTGTGGCAGGAGCTCACCGGCGACACCGCCTTCAATCCCGACCAGCAGTGGCTGGTCGAGGAGCGGATCAGACGACTGAATGAACTCGGCTTCGACGTCGAGGAATACGACATCCGCTCGATGCGCGAGGACTCCAAGCTGCTCCTTCGTCCGAAGGTCGTGGACCCGGGTCATCATCAGCGCCGCCTGATGAATCTCACCGGTCTCGATGTCCAGGAGAATCAGGCTCGACGGCTGCTCGGTGCCATCGACGCCTACCGGGCGCAGACGGACCCCCACGGGGATGAGGCCATCGCGGCTCATATGTGGACCCAGGAGGTCTTCCAGCCGCTCATCGCGCAGATCCCCAAGGAGCTGCGGAACAAGCTGGAACCGGCGGAGATCATGCACCAGCTCATCGATCACCGGTGGCAGCTCTCGGAGCGGGAGCATCGCGATGTGAGCCTGGAGCAGGCATTGCCCTCGTTCATCGATGAGGAGCTCAAGGGCCTGCGCGATGAGGCCACGCTGATGATCGACCCGCCCGGGGATGTGATCGATCAGCTGGGCCGGCCTACCCGAGGCGAGGGCTGA
- a CDS encoding AzlC family ABC transporter permease, giving the protein MSPPPPSASAEQRSPLRRSPALRTGLSIAGAISLYGVSFGALSTAAGMTLWQTVALSALLFSGASQFAFIGILASGGTGAAALGASTLLSGRNTIYAVQMKALLNPKGLSRLAAAQITIDESAAVAMSATDPLEQRRGFWGAGIACYLFWNLATVLGALLGDVIADPEALGLDGAVVAAFLGLLWPRLKSLDSWALAVLAALITTLTMPMLAPGIPVLAAAVLAVVWGLASRGGRS; this is encoded by the coding sequence GTGTCACCTCCGCCCCCCTCCGCGAGCGCCGAACAGCGCTCTCCGCTGCGACGATCCCCCGCCCTGCGCACGGGACTGTCCATCGCTGGCGCAATCTCCCTCTACGGCGTCTCCTTCGGCGCGCTGTCCACCGCGGCAGGGATGACCCTGTGGCAGACGGTGGCGCTCTCGGCGCTGCTGTTCAGCGGCGCCTCTCAGTTCGCGTTCATCGGCATTCTCGCCTCGGGAGGCACCGGGGCTGCCGCGCTGGGGGCCTCGACCCTGCTCAGCGGGCGCAACACGATCTACGCCGTGCAGATGAAGGCTCTCCTGAACCCGAAGGGACTCAGCCGGCTGGCGGCGGCCCAGATCACCATCGACGAGTCCGCCGCAGTCGCGATGTCAGCCACGGATCCGCTGGAACAGCGAAGAGGCTTCTGGGGCGCGGGGATCGCCTGCTACCTGTTCTGGAACCTGGCCACGGTGCTGGGCGCCCTGCTCGGGGACGTCATCGCTGACCCGGAGGCGCTGGGGCTCGACGGCGCGGTGGTGGCCGCCTTTCTCGGTCTGCTCTGGCCGCGGCTGAAGTCCCTGGACTCCTGGGCGCTCGCCGTGCTGGCCGCGCTCATCACCACGCTGACCATGCCGATGCTGGCCCCCGGGATCCCGGTGCTGGCGGCTGCGGTCCTCGCCGTCGTCTGGGGCCTCGCCTCGAGAGGGGGCCGCTCATGA
- a CDS encoding DsbA family protein: MSTAQTHLVRLDSQQQPEKTMARSSETPDNASAREKARRMQQDQERKQKLTSVLLRVGVVVVALAVVIGLTIFVVNRDDSGPAASEGPAPAAANEQGGFVLTSSTELAEGDDLGQVDAAEIEEPESEMPPGVTEREAGEVPHIVIYIDAYCIHCANFEAEHSAQLSEWLDEGLVTVEYRTVSYLSSSTNYPARAANAFACMAEESPESYSAYVAQVTANRVDNDEISDDDLAALASETYDADITQCVDDGTYRAFASYTTRHAQAAGIEGTPSVYVDEVSWADSERPFRELVEEHIEEYQSES, translated from the coding sequence TTGAGCACTGCCCAGACACACCTGGTCAGACTTGATTCCCAGCAGCAACCGGAGAAGACCATGGCCCGCAGTTCAGAGACCCCCGACAACGCCAGCGCGCGCGAGAAGGCGCGCAGGATGCAGCAGGATCAGGAACGCAAGCAGAAGCTCACCTCAGTGCTGCTGCGCGTCGGCGTCGTGGTGGTGGCGCTCGCCGTGGTCATCGGCCTGACCATCTTCGTGGTGAACCGTGATGACTCCGGTCCTGCCGCCAGCGAGGGCCCGGCCCCGGCAGCGGCCAATGAGCAGGGCGGGTTCGTGCTGACCTCCTCCACCGAGCTGGCCGAGGGCGATGACCTGGGCCAGGTGGACGCCGCTGAGATCGAAGAGCCCGAGTCGGAGATGCCTCCCGGGGTCACCGAGCGTGAAGCCGGTGAAGTCCCACACATCGTCATCTACATCGACGCCTACTGCATCCACTGCGCCAACTTCGAGGCCGAGCACTCCGCTCAGCTGTCGGAGTGGCTGGACGAGGGTCTGGTCACCGTGGAATACCGCACGGTCTCCTACCTGAGCTCCTCCACGAACTACCCGGCGCGTGCGGCCAACGCCTTCGCCTGCATGGCCGAGGAGTCCCCGGAGAGCTACAGCGCCTATGTCGCCCAGGTCACCGCCAACCGGGTCGACAACGACGAGATCTCCGACGACGATCTCGCCGCCCTGGCCAGCGAAACCTACGATGCCGACATCACCCAGTGCGTGGACGACGGCACGTACCGCGCCTTCGCGAGCTACACCACCCGCCATGCACAGGCCGCCGGCATCGAGGGCACACCGAGCGTCTACGTGGACGAGGTCTCCTGGGCCGACTCCGAGCGCCCCTTCCGGGAACTTGTCGAAGAACACATCGAGGAATATCAGTCGGAGAGCTGA
- the aceB gene encoding malate synthase A — protein sequence MSITVHAPYEVPGVETVLTEGALAFLEELHTRFADTRNQLLENRTSAQTEAARTGSVDFPAETRQVREAEWTVAEHPPALQDRRVEITGPAAPAKMAINALNSGAKVWLACLEDALAPNWFNVIDAQRNLAGAASGTLEFTSEEGRQYSIRDDVTAPTVVVRPRGWHLPEKHIEIDGRPAVGALFDFGLHFFHNAKTLTEQGRGPFYYLPKLEHYAEARLWDDVFSFAEESLGIPHGTVRATVLIETLPAAFHMEEILYELRDHASGLNAGRWDYLFSLIKYFRASGEKFVLPDRAQVSMTQPFMRAYTELLVKTCHKRGAFAMGGMAAFIPNRREPEVTARAIEKVREDKSREAADGFDGSWVAHPDLVDLCREEFDAVLQDRPNQLQRQRDDVTVGAADLLDVAAAEGAVTEAGVRMNLYVAVYYTAIWLSGNGAVAIHNLMEDAATAEISRSQVWQQIHNGTVTADTGVKITAELAASLLDEEVERLRGEIDDAQTFADHFEPAASVVRALVLDDEYIDFLTLPAYELMP from the coding sequence ATGAGCATCACCGTCCACGCCCCCTATGAGGTCCCCGGCGTCGAAACAGTCCTCACCGAGGGGGCCCTCGCCTTCCTCGAAGAGCTCCACACCAGGTTCGCCGACACGCGGAACCAGCTGTTGGAGAACCGCACCTCCGCGCAGACCGAGGCGGCCCGGACCGGTTCTGTGGACTTCCCGGCCGAGACCCGGCAGGTCCGGGAAGCCGAGTGGACGGTCGCCGAGCATCCCCCGGCGCTGCAGGATCGCCGCGTGGAGATCACCGGACCCGCCGCACCCGCCAAGATGGCGATCAACGCGCTGAACTCCGGGGCCAAGGTCTGGCTGGCCTGTCTGGAGGACGCACTGGCCCCGAACTGGTTCAACGTGATCGACGCGCAGCGCAATCTCGCAGGGGCCGCCTCCGGAACCCTCGAGTTCACCTCGGAGGAGGGCCGGCAGTATTCGATCCGCGATGACGTCACCGCTCCCACAGTGGTGGTCCGGCCCCGAGGGTGGCACCTGCCGGAGAAGCACATCGAGATCGACGGTCGACCCGCCGTCGGTGCGCTCTTCGATTTCGGACTGCACTTCTTCCACAACGCGAAGACGCTCACGGAGCAGGGCCGGGGGCCCTTCTACTATCTGCCGAAGCTCGAGCACTACGCGGAGGCGCGGCTCTGGGATGACGTCTTCAGCTTCGCTGAGGAGTCTCTCGGCATCCCACACGGCACCGTCCGCGCCACGGTGCTGATCGAGACGCTGCCCGCGGCCTTCCACATGGAGGAGATCCTCTACGAGCTTCGCGACCACGCCTCGGGCCTGAACGCCGGTCGGTGGGACTACCTGTTCTCACTGATCAAGTACTTCCGCGCCTCCGGGGAGAAGTTCGTGCTGCCCGACCGCGCGCAGGTGTCGATGACGCAGCCCTTCATGCGGGCCTACACCGAGCTGCTGGTCAAGACCTGCCACAAGCGGGGCGCCTTCGCCATGGGAGGCATGGCGGCCTTCATCCCCAATCGACGCGAGCCGGAGGTCACCGCCAGGGCGATCGAGAAGGTCCGCGAGGACAAGTCCCGTGAAGCTGCGGACGGCTTCGACGGGTCATGGGTGGCCCACCCTGATCTGGTGGATCTGTGCCGCGAAGAGTTCGACGCGGTGCTGCAGGACCGGCCGAACCAGCTGCAGCGCCAGCGCGATGATGTGACGGTCGGCGCCGCAGATCTGCTCGACGTCGCGGCGGCCGAAGGTGCTGTCACCGAGGCTGGGGTGCGGATGAATCTCTACGTGGCGGTCTACTACACCGCGATCTGGCTCTCCGGGAACGGCGCGGTGGCCATCCACAACCTCATGGAGGATGCCGCCACCGCAGAGATCTCCCGCTCCCAGGTCTGGCAGCAGATCCACAACGGCACTGTCACCGCCGACACCGGGGTGAAGATCACCGCAGAGCTGGCGGCCTCCCTCCTGGACGAGGAGGTGGAGCGGCTTCGCGGTGAGATCGACGACGCGCAGACCTTCGCCGACCACTTCGAACCGGCGGCGTCGGTGGTCCGAGCACTGGTGCTCGACGATGAGTACATCGACTTCCTCACGCTCCCGGCCTACGAGCTCATGCCCTGA
- a CDS encoding IclR family transcriptional regulator, with amino-acid sequence MEAEVRDADSRRVQVVERAFALLDVLVAHGGCATAGQLKSASGLAGPTVHRLLHTLVGIGVVHQLNDRRYALGANLVPLGESATRQLGGPAVPQMQALVAELGESVNLAAMESEMIVYIGQVPSPHTMRMFTEVGRRAHLHSTGVGKALLAGLEPSRVRELLAATGMPALTEKTLTRPQALLDQLPRIAAQGYALDDEEQEMGVRCLAVVVPNGPSPMGLSVSGPTGRMDDGFVRHAVPLMRRSAAEIGRRLGRLSPRLG; translated from the coding sequence ATGGAAGCAGAAGTCCGCGATGCGGACTCCCGGCGGGTCCAGGTGGTGGAGCGCGCCTTTGCGCTGCTCGACGTGCTGGTCGCCCACGGCGGCTGCGCGACAGCCGGGCAGCTCAAGAGCGCCTCCGGTCTCGCGGGCCCCACCGTGCACCGACTGCTGCACACGCTGGTCGGGATCGGCGTGGTGCACCAGCTCAACGACCGCCGCTATGCGCTGGGGGCCAATCTGGTCCCGCTCGGTGAATCAGCGACCCGCCAGCTGGGTGGGCCGGCCGTTCCGCAGATGCAGGCGCTGGTCGCCGAACTCGGCGAGAGCGTGAACCTCGCCGCGATGGAGTCCGAGATGATCGTCTACATCGGTCAGGTGCCCTCCCCGCACACGATGCGCATGTTCACGGAGGTGGGTCGCCGGGCGCACCTGCACTCCACCGGGGTGGGCAAGGCCCTGCTCGCCGGACTGGAGCCCTCCCGGGTGCGGGAGCTCCTCGCCGCCACCGGGATGCCCGCCCTGACCGAGAAGACGCTGACCCGTCCGCAGGCGCTGCTGGATCAGCTGCCGCGGATCGCAGCCCAGGGCTACGCGCTCGACGACGAGGAGCAGGAGATGGGTGTGCGCTGTCTCGCCGTCGTCGTCCCCAACGGTCCTTCGCCCATGGGACTTTCAGTCTCGGGACCGACAGGTCGCATGGATGACGGATTCGTCCGTCACGCCGTGCCGCTCATGCGCCGCAGCGCGGCTGAGATCGGCCGACGACTCGGCCGACTCAGCCCTCGCCTCGGGTAG